The genomic region GCGTGTTCGGTAGCGGCGTCGGCGAGGACCGGCGGTGCGAGCAGGCCGCACGGCTCTGGGCCTGCTCGCAGGCCGGTGCCGGCGTAGTAGCGGTTTGCCGCCGGGGGCGCCACGCGTACGCGCAGTTCGCAGCGCTCGGCGCCGGGCGATGGCAGGCCGGGCAGGATGAACCGGTACGGTGGCCAGCCGACGGCTGCGATGCTCATGCCGTCGACGAGAACCTCCACCGCGCCGGCGACGGCCGGCAGTTCGAGGTGGCGCGGCGTCCCGCTGGCGGGAATCTCGCGTACGTAGTCCGCGATACCGGCGAAGGTGTCCAGGCCTTGCTGTTCCCATCCTGCGGTCACGGTGATGGGGCGGCTGGTGCCCGGGCTTGTGTGAGCCTCCTGAGGGAGTTCGAGGTGCCAGCCCGAATCGAGCACGGTGGCGGCCGTCAGCGAGGGCCCTTCGAAACGCGACGGGACGTGCACCGGTCCGCTCTCCCCGGTGCTGGGCACGTCCGCAGCCGCGTGCAGGCGGAGCAGACGTACCTCCTGGTCGGCGAGGGCGATCGTCAGCGTGGACGAGGCGGTGCCGATCGTCTGCCGCTGTCCGGTAGCCGGCTCCCAGTCCTCGACGATCCAGTCTCCCGGCGGGAGGTCGACCGTCGCCTCCGTACCCGTACCGGCGGTCGCGAACAGCGCGACGCGCAGCGCCCCGAGGCCGTCCGTTCCCGCGCGGACACGCAGTGCAGAATCCGACGGAACCGAATCCGAAGGCGCCCGCACCGACAACTTCTGTGCCGGTGCCGGGAAGAGGCCGGACAGCTCGGCGGCAACGGGGACCGTGTCGAAGCTCGTGGTCGACGCGCCCAGGCGCGCCCAGTCCGTGCTCGCCGTCTGCGGCCCGTACTCGTAGACCTCCGGCTTCGGCCCGCTTGCCACCACTTGTACGCCCGCGGCGAGCAGGTCGCGCAGTGTGTCCATCGTCCTGCTCGACCGCAGTGTGGTCGTCGCGGGCAGGACGAGGGCGCGGAAACTCCGGTCGCCGATGCGCAGGGCGCCGTCCCTGGCTTCCGCTGCGGCGAGGTCACGCTCGTCGATGAGCAGGAAAGGCACGCCCGCCGAGGACAACCCGGCCGCCCACTGGCCCAGTTCACGCGCCTGCCGTGCGCACTGCCCTTCCGACCACACCGTACGGAGCGGGTAGAGGACCGCGACATCGGTACGCGGACGTACGGGTTCGAGGAACTCGCTCACCCTCGCGCTCTCCTGCGCGAAACGGGCGTGATGGCCGGTGAACCACGGCTCGAAGTTGATGCCCGGCGGGAAGTCGAACCGGGGGTTGGCGAGGGACTCGTGGTCGTGGCCGTGCCCATGGGTCTGGTAGAAGCCGTGAAAGATCATCTGCCGCATGCCGCGCAGATGATGCGTCATGGCGGTGGCCCGCAGCTCCCGCAGGCTCAGGCCCCAGTGCCCCGACCACGGGGTGCCGCCCGGTGGCGGGGTGAGGAAGTACTGCTCGACCAGCGTGCCGTTGCGCCCGTGGTGGCGGGCCACCGAGTCGCCGAAGACCGGGCTGAGTTGGTCTACGGCGTCCTGCGCGTCCACCGCGGTCAGGTCGCGGTAGCCGTCGACGCCGAAGTGGTCGAGGCCGAAGTTGACCCGCAGGTCCCAGTGCGAGAAGGCGGTGTCGAGGTTCCAGCCGCCGACGTGTCCGAGCACTTCGTGCCCGGACACGAGCAGCCCGTGGCCGTGGCACCAGTCCCGGACGCGTCCGAGGAACGTCTCCTGCGCGTGCCGGCTGAAGTGGTCGTAGAAGCGGGTGCGCAGGCTGCGCGCCTCGGTGTCGGCGCCGCCGAGCAGGGCGGTCAGGGCGCGCGGCAGGTCATCGGCGAGTTCCTTGCGCAGCGCGTCGCCGAGGCTGCGGTGGTACGGGATCGCCGATCGCTGCTGGCCGGTTCGCTCCGCCCAGTCGTAGAAGACGGCGTGCGGCTGGTCGAAGAACAGGTAGGCGACGGTCGAGCCGAAGTGGTCGCCGAGGGCCCGGGCGAACGGTTCGTAGCCGGCCGTGATGAAACGGTCGACGGCGACGGGATCCATCGGGTTGACCAGACGCGACGTCGCACAGCGGGCCGACACGAACACCACGACCTCGGCATCGGCCGGCGCCGTGTCCTCCAGCGTGACCCGGCAGCCCTGTGCCCGCCCGTCCACCTGGACGCTCGCGGCGTCGCGCTCGACGCCGCCGGCCACCACGTACTCGCAACGCCAGTCCGTCCAGGCGACGTTGCCGCCCTCGTAGTGCCACTCCATCGCCGCCCGGCCGAGGGACTGCGTCGCCGAGCTGATGCCGCTCACCTCGCCCGCGCGGGAGCCCGGCGCGAGCCGGATCCAGAACAGATGGCGTTCACGCAGCTCGTCATGGCCGCTGACCGCTCGGCCGGCCGCGTGGCCGCTCTGCCAGTTGTAGTCGTCGTAGAGCCCGACAACCATGCCGAGCTCACTCGCCGTGTCGACCGCGAGCCGGCACGCCGTGAGAAAGTCCTCGTCCAGATAGCCCTCGCGCGGGTACGACAGGCGGGCCTGGATCTGGAAGCTGCGGATCCCCGCCTGGTACATCTCGTGTACCTGACGCCGGATCAGTGCCGGGTCGGGCGGCTCGTGCCAGAACCAGTACGCGGCCGGCCGGTGCCAGGCGTCCGGTTCGGCGAACGTGCCCTGCCCGCGTGCCGTCGCGCCGGTCAACGCTCCACCGCCGCGGGCTTCTTGGCACGGGCATCGGCCGACACACGTGAATAGTCGGGCCGCGGGTCGAGCCCCAGCGCGTACGTGAGCACGGCGTAGAGCGCCGCCGCGATCACCATCGCGATGACGACGCCGAGACTGCTGGCGCCGAACACTCCGTCGCGGCCCGCCTTCGTGAGCAGGAAGCCGGTCAGCTTCGCGAAGTTGGGGTCGGCACTGGTGACGAGGCCGAGCCCGACGACGGTCCCGACGCCGAGGCTGACCAGGGCCGTCCAGCGGCCGCCCCGCCCACCGTATCCGGCCGGCAGAGCCATGTCCGTGTTCCACCCCATCCGGCGCTGGCGTACGAAGTCGACCAGCTGGATGCCGCCCATGGTCCCCATCATCACGGCGATCAGCGACAGGAACGACTGGAACGTGTCCAGGAACGAGTCCGAGATGAACAGCAGGTAGAACGCACCCAGAGCGATGACCACCGCGTTGAACGCGGTCGTCGCCGAGCGGCGCAGGGGGACACCTACGGCCATCAGAGCGAGCCCGGAGCTGTAGATGCCGGTAATGGCCGCGGAGACGAGGGAGACGACGATGACTACGGAGAAGGGGACGAAGAACCACATGGGCAGCAGATCGGTGAGCGCCCCGATCGGATCGGCCGCGGCGGCAGCTCCGAGCTCGGGGTCGCTGCCTACCAGCAGGGCGCCGACGATCAGCAGCAGCACGACGGGCAGGCTGAGTCCGATGGCGGTCCAGGCGACGACACCGCGCGCCGGAGTGTCCGGCCGCAGGTAACGGGCGAAATCCCCGCCGTAGTTGAGGAACCCGAGGCCGACCATCGTCATCGCCATGACGACGCCGCCGATGAAGACGAACGGTCCGCCCGCGGGCGCGTCACCGAGATGGGACCAGTGCACCTCAGGGAGTACGAACCCGAGGAACGCGACGGTCATGACGCCCGTCACCCACGAGACCCACACCTCGATCCGCATGATGAACTCGTGCCCCAGCACGGACACGGTCATCGTGACGGCCAGAACGAGGACGAACCAGATCACGATGGTGAAGGTAGAGCTCGACCCGTCGGAGTCCGCGAAGACGCCCGGCCACAACTTCCCGAAGAGGTTCGCGCCCGTGGTCGAGGCGAGCGTGATGATGGTGATCTTCCAGCCCATGTTGGAGAGATAGGCGAAGAACGCCGGTATGCGGTTGCCCTGGATACCGAAGGCGAACCTCGTCTGCACAAGGGTCGGAAGGCCGGTGCGCGGACCGCCGACGGCAAGCACGCCGACCATCGTGCAGGAGATCGCGTACCCGAGGGTTCCGGCCACGATGGTCTGCCAGACGTTCAGGCCCAGGCCGAAGACGTAGATCCCGTAGCTGATCCCCAGGATCGACACGTTCCAGGCGAACCAGACGGCGAAGAGCCCGCTCGGCTTGCCCCGGCGCTCGTCGAGCGGAACGGGATTGACCCCGTTCGTCTCGATGGCGCTGCCCTTCTTCTCATCAACGCTCATACCGCGGTCTCCTTCGTCTGCATATCGTTCTCCTGTGAACGCCAGGCGTGATCGAGCTGGTCAGTCGGCATGGGGGCGTCGATCCCGGTCGCGGTGAGATCGACGCCGGTCGGGTCACGGTGACCTCCGAATCCGTGCGCGGGTCACAGTCCTCGGCGAGACAGGCGGCGAGGTTGCCGAGGCAGGTACCGCACGTGCGGGACAACCACGGGCCGGAGGTCTCGTTGACACTCCCCACGGCCCGCACGGAGTTCATGACGCCGCCTTCGTCGTGCCGCGCTCGACGAGACGGGTGCCGAGCAGGACCGTCCGTGCCGTGGGATTGCCGGACATCTGCCGGTCGAGCTCCGCCACGGCGCGCGAACCCAGCTCTCCGATCTCCTGGGCGACGGTCGTCAGGGCGGGACGGACGAGCGCCGCCAGCGCGATGTTGTCGTAGCCGACGACGCCGAGATCCTCCGGCACCCGCATGCCCCGGGCGAACACGGCGTTCATGGCACCGATGGCGGCGATGTCGTTCGCCGTTGTGACGGCCGTCGGGGGCTCGGGCCCGTCGAGCAGCCGGCCCACGGCGTCTGCTCCGCAGTCCGCTGTGAAACCGCCCTCGACGACGGTCGGTTCGAGGCCCGCCTTGCGCATCTCGCTCTCGTATCCGCAGACACGCAGCGCGGTGACATCGAGGCCGGACGGGCCGCTGATGTGGGCGATCCGGGTGTGCCCCAGCGCCAGCAGGTGGCGCACCGCGAGTGCGGCGCCCTCGACATGGTCCGTGACGACCGTCGATATGCCGGTGATCGACTCCGCCCGGTCGACGACAACGAGCGGTCGCGTCCCGGCCGCCTCCCGCAGCCGCGCGGCGGAGTCGAACGGATTTCCCACGACGATGAAGCCGTCGACCCCGCGCGCACCCAGCAATCGCAGATCCTCCCGCGCCGACTCCGCCCCAGGCGATGCGGCGAGCAGGATGGTCTGCCCGCGTTCCTTCGCCGCGCTCTCCGCACCGGCCATGAGCTCCGGGAAGAACGGGTTCGTGATGTCAGGAACGATCAGACCGAGGGAGTGTGAACGGCCCGAGGAGAGGCTCCGAGCTATTTCGTTCGGCTGGAACTGCAGCCGATCCGCGACGGCGCGCACCCGCTCCACCGTCGCCGCTGAGACCCGGCCCTTGCCGGTGAGCGCACGCGACGCCGTTGCCACAGACACACCGGCCTCAGTCGCGATGTCACGGATGTTCACCACGTGGGATTCGATTCCTCCAGAGGTTGCGTAACCGGTTGCGCAGGTCAAAGTAGGCGCGTCTGGGGTATGTGCGCAACCGGTTACGCAGCACCAATTTCCGCAGTGGCCGTTCCGGGTCCGATCGAGACTGCGGAGTGCCCCGAATTGGCCGGAGAGGCGGTTTTGGTGCACTCGCCGGGCTGCCGAGGACGGGCACCCTGGCCCACCTGACCGTGGCCAGCGGATCGGCGTGACCGCGGGGAAGTGGCGTGGCCTGGCAGGTAGCCCAGTCGGTGCTGGGCCGTACGCGCTGCTTTCCTCAACGTGAAGGACGCCGCCGTGTACCTCGGTCTTTCACCGCACTCGCGCTACGTCTGGCGCCATCGGCGGCAGGGACCACCGAGCTTCCGCATGGGTCCTCGCGGTGGCGCGGGCACTCTTCGCCGGCGATCACGCTCAATTACTATGCTCACTTCATGCCAGAGGCCGGGAGCAAGGGGCGCACAGCCCTTGACGGACTGCTCGGGGGACAAGGAGATCAGGGTGCCAATCGAAACTCCCCAGATTCTCCCCAGGGCTGATCCTGGTCGGCCTGCCTGCATAGGTACGCCCGAAGCTGATCGTGGATTGCACGGCTAGATAGCCAGGGAGCCTCGGAAAGTGCTCAAGGAAGTCAGCGCGACCCGCTACATCACGCCGTTGCGTGAGGGCGGCTCGCTGCCGGGGCTCGTCGAGGGCGACGATCTCGGGACGTACGTCATGAAGTTCACCGGCGCCGGGCAGGGGCGGAAGACCCTCGTCGCGGAGGTCGTCTGCGGTGAACTCGCCCGTCGCCTGGGCCTGCGCGTACCCGGCCTGGTCACGATCGGGCTCGATCCGGTCATCGGACTCGGTGAACCGGACCAGGAAGTGCAGGAGTTGCTCAAGTCGAGCGGGGGGCTGAACCTCGGGATGGACTTTCTGTCCCGGGCGATCGGCTTCGACGCCCTCGCGCATCAGGTGAGCCCGGAAGAAGCCGGGAGGATTGTGTGGTTCGACGCGCTGGTCAACAACGTCGACCGGTCGTGGCGGAATCCCAACATGCTGGTGTGGCACGGTGATCTGTGGCTCATCGACCACGGCGCCACCATGATCTGGCACCACAACTGGCCCGGCGCGGCGGCCTCCGCGGCCAAGCCGTACGACGCCTCCGACCACGCCCTCGCGCCGTTCGGCCCCGACATCGCCTCCGCCGCCGCGGAGTTGGCGCCACGGGTCACCGAGGATCTGCTCGCCGAGGTGACCTCCGCGGTCCCCGACGAGTGGCTGCGGGACGAGCCGGGGTTCGACTCGCCCGACGCGCTCCGACGCGCGTACGCGGAGCCGCTGCTCGCCCGCGCTGCCACCATCCACGAGCGCGTCCGGACCGGACAGGAGGGCACGAAGTGAGCGAGCGCGACGGCCGGGACGTCTACGAGTACGCGCTGTTGCGCGTCGTGCCGCGCGTCGAGCGGGGCGAGTACTTCAACGCGGGCGTGCTCGTGTACTGCCGCGCGAAGTCCTTCGTGGCCGCCCACACCCATCTCGACGCGACCAAGCTGCGCGCCCTCGACCCGGCGGCGGACGAGGCCGGCGTCCGGGCCGCTCTGCGGGCCGTCGAGGGCGTCTGCGCCGGGGGAGCGGCGGCGGGACAGGCCGCCCGCGACGACGCCGGACGGCGCTTCCGCTGGCTGATCGCGCCCCGCTCCACGGTCGTCCAGCCGGGGCCCGTGCACACCGGTCTCACGGCGGATCCCGCCGCCGAGGCGCTGCGGCTGCTCGATCTGCTGGTCAGGTAATGGATCACACCTGCGGAGCAGGACGTTGACACTGGGTGCCAAGGCTTCTAGCGTCACGTCTGCTGAAGGTACTAAGCGGTTGCTCACCGGAGGGGCGTACCGTGAGGGCCGCAGGCTTCGGTCTGTCAGAGGGCTTCCCAAGGGCGAGGAGAACCAGCAATGTCCACCACTGAGCAGCGCGTCGCCGTAGTCACCGGTGCCGCGCGCGGCATCGGCGCCGCGACCGCCGTACGACTGGCCGCCGAGGGCCGCGCCGTCGCGGTGATCGACCTCGACGAGGCCGCGTGCAAGGACACCGTGGAGAAGATCACCGCCGCCGGCGGCAAGGCGATCGCGGTGGGCGCCGACGTCTCCGACGAGGCGCAGGTCGAGGCCGCCGTGGCACGGGTCGCCGAGGAGCTCGGGGCGCCGACCATCCTGGTGAACAACGCGGGCGTCCTCCGCGACAACCTGCTGTTCAAGATGAGCGCGTCCGACTGGGACACGGTCATGAACGTGCACTTGCGCGGCTCCTTCCTGATGACGCGGGCCGTTCAGAAGTGCATGGTGGACGCCAAGTTCGGCCGCGTCGTCAACCTCTCCTCCTCCTCGGCGCTCGGCAACCGCGGCCAGGTCAACTACTCCGCCGCCAAGGCCGGTCTGCAGGGCTTCACCAAGACGCTCGCCTTCGAACTCGGCAAGTTCGGCGTCACCGCGAACGCCGTAGCGCCCGGCTTCATCGTCACCGACATGACCGCCGCCACCGCCGAGCGGGTCGGCATGGGCTTCGAGGACTTCCAGGCCGCGGCCGCGACCCAGATCCCGGTCCAGCGCGTCGGCAACCCGGACGACATCGCCAACGCGATCGCCTTCTTCACGGGCGACGCGGCCGGATTCGTCTCCGGCCAGGTGCTGTACGTGGCCGGCGGACCGCTCAACTAGGCCCGGGGGACAGGGACATGACCACTGTGGAACTCTCGGGCAAGGTCGCCCTCATCACCGGCGCGAGCCGCGGCATCGGCTACGGCGTCGCCGAGGCGCTGATCGCCCGCGGCGACCGGGTGTGCATCACCGGCCGCAACGAGGACACGCTCAAGGAGGCCGTCGAGACGCTCGGCGCCGACCGCGTGATCGGCGTCGCGGGCAAGGCGCACGACGAGGCCCACCAGGCCATCGCCGTCGAGCGCACCATGGAGGCGTTCGGCCGCGTGATCGGCGTCGCGGGCAAGGCGCACGACGAGGCCCACCAGGCCATCGCCGTCGAGCGCACCATGGAGGCGTTCGGCCGCGTCGACTTCCTGGTCAACAACGCCGGTACGAACCCGGTGTTCGGACCGATCGCCGAGCTCGACCTCAACGTGGCGCGCAAGGTGTTCGAGACCAACGTCATCTCCGCGCTCGGCTTCGCCCAGCTGACGTGGAAGGCGTGGCAGAGCGAGAACGGCGGCGCGATCGTCAATATCGCCTCCCTCGCGGGTGTCTCGGCCTCGCCGTTCATCGGCGCGTACGGCATCAGCAAGGCCGCCATGATCAACCTGACCCTTCAGCTGGCGCACGAGTTCGCGCCCAAGGTGCGGGTCAACTCCATCGCGCCCGCCGTCGTCAAGACCCAGTTCGCCAAGGCCCTGTACGAGGGCCGTGAGGAGGAGGCGGCCGCGTCCTACCCCCTCGGCCGGCTCGGCGTGCCGTCGGACATCGGGGGCACGGCCGCGTTCCTGACTTCGGAGCAGTCGGACTGGATCACCGGGCAGACGCTGGTGGTCGACGGCGGGAAGTTCCTCAACGCCGGAGTCTGACGGCCGGTTCGCGGACGCCCGGGCGGCCTGGCCGGAATCCGCTCGGGCGCCCCCTGACAAGGGCGTACGCAGGAAGGACACCGTTCCGACACCGTTTGGGTATACCCGCTGATCAAGGGCTATGTGGATGTGAAGACGCATCCGGCCGGGCGCTGCGGTATCGTGCGCCCACCCTTGCGGGATGGCCGATCGAGGAGTGTGCGCGTGTTCAAGCGGGACAGATACCTGCGTCGACTGGGGGCTATCACGTCGATATCCCTGGTCGCCGGATGCGGAGTCTTCTCGTCGGAGTCTTCCGACGACGGGAAGACGATCCGGGTGGGAACCACCAGTGAGCCCAGCACCCTGGATCCGGCGGCCTCCTGGGACAACTCGTGGGAGCTGTTCCGTAACGTTCACCAGACCCTCCTGAACTTCCCCGCCGGCGCGTCCGAGCCCGAGCCCGACGCCGCCGAGAGCTGCGAGTTCACCGACGGTTCGAGCAGCGTGTACAGCTGCAAGCTGCGCGAGGGGCTGCAGTTCTCCAACGGCCACACGCTGGACGCGAAGGCCGTCAAGTACTCCATCGACCGGATCAAGAAGATCAACGTCAACGGCGGCCCCGCCGGTCTGCTGACCAGCCTCTCCAGGATCGAGGCGACGAACGACCGAGAGATCGTCTTCCACCTGAACCAGCCCGACGCGACGTTCCCCTTCGTGCTCTCCACGCCCGCCATGTCGATCGTGGACCCCGAGGAGTACCCCGCGAACGAGCTCCGCAAGGACGGCAAGGTCTCCGGCTCGGGGCCGTACAACCTGCAGTCCTACGAAGAGGGCAATCGGGCCGAACTGGCCAAGAACGGCAGCTACAAGGGCATCGCGGACCGCAAGAACAGCTCCGTCACGATCCGCTACTTCCAGGATTCGGCCAAGATGGCCGACGCCCTCAGGGACAAGCAGATCGACGTCGTCTACCGCGGCCTGCGCGCCTCGGACATCGTCGACATCCAGGACAACAGCGGTGACGAGGGCCTCCAGCTCGTCGAGAACCCCACCACCGAGATCAGCTACCTGGTGTTCAACCCCAAGGACCCGTGGGCCAAGAGGGTCTCGGTCCGCAAGGCGATCGCCCAGCTCGTCGACCGGCCCGCCCTCGCCCACAACATCTACAAGGACACCGTCGAGCCGCTGTACTCGATGATCCCCAAGGGCCTGGTCGGCCACACCACGGGCTTCTTCGACGACTTCGGGAACCCCAGCTCCGCCAAGGCCAAGCAGCTCCTGGAGGACGACGGCATCACCGAGCCCGTACCGCTCACCCTCTGGTACACGACCGACCGCTACGGGTCCCAGACCAAGCCGGCCTTCGAGGAGCTGAAGCGGCAGCTCGAAGCCCCCGGCCTGTTCAAGGTCACGCTCAAGAGCCGCCCCTGGAAGACGTACGTCGCGGGCTACCAGAAGGGCGAGTACCCGGTGTTCGGGCGCGGCTGGTTCCCCGACTTCCCCGACGCCGACAACTTCATCGCCCCCTTCGTGGGTGAGCAGAACGCGCTCGGTACGCCGTACGAGACACCCGAGATCACCGGCAAGCTGATCCCCGATTCGCGTCGGGAGAGCGACCGCGGGGCCGTGGCCGCGGACTTCGAGAAGGCTCAGCAGATCCTCCTGGACGACGCCCGGCTGCTGCCGCTGTGGCAGGGCAAGCAGCACGTGGCCGCGAACGAGGAGATCGGCGGCGCGGAGAACGCCATCGACCCGGCCACGATGATGGCGATGTGGGAGCTGTACTGGAAGACCAGCTGGTAGGTCCACCGCTTCGGCACTCGGGCCCGATTGTCAGTGGGCGCCTGTAGGTTCTGTGCTCTGACGGTGGCCGCGCCTCGCGCGGTCACCCATGGCCACGTGCTCCGTGGCTGTGAAGTGAGCGCACACCGGAGGAAGTTGACGTGACCGACACCGCCATGCTGCCCGAGTCCTGGCGCGGCGTCCTGGGCGAAGAGCTCCAGAAGACCTACTTCAAGGAGCTCACCGAGTTCGTCGAGGAGGAGCGCGAGCAGGGTCCCGTCTACCCGCCGCGCGAGGAGGTCTTCGCCGCGCTCGACGCGACGCCGTACGACCGCGTGAAGGTGCTCGTCCTCGGCCAGGACCCGTACCACGGCGAGGGCCAGGGCCACGGCCTGTGCTTCTCGGTCCGTCCGGGCGTGAAGACCCCGCCCTCGCTGCGCAACATCTACAAGGAGATGCAGGCGGAGCTGGGCACGCCGATCCCGGACAACGGCTATTTGATGCCGTGGGCCGAGCAGGGCGTCCTGCTGCTCAACGCGGTGCTGACGGTCCGCTCCGGAGAGGCCAACTCGCACAAGGGGAAGGGCTGGGAGAAGTTCACGGACGCGGTGATCCGGGCCGTGGGCGACCGGCCCGACCCGGCGGTCTTCGTCCTGTGGGGCAACTACGCGCAGAAGAAGCTCCCCCTCATCGACGAGGAGCGGCACATCGTGGTGAAGGGCGCGCACCCCTCGCCGCTGTCCGCGAAGAAGTTCTTCGGCTCGCATCCGTTCACGCAGATCAACGAGGCGGTCGCCAAGCAGGGTCACGACCCGATCGACTGGCGGATCCCCGACCTGGGCTGAGACCAGGTCACCACGTCACGACGTCACCACGACGCGTGTTGCGACCAGCCGCCACAAGGCCCGTTCCGGCCGTCCGCCGGGCTGGGTCCGGCTGGTGAGCGGGACCGGTCCGGCTGGCCGGAGTGCTCGGCTCGGCCGGTGAGTGGGACCGGTCGGTAGGCCCGATTCGGGCCGGTCGGTGACGTGTCCGTCACCGGCCTGGCCCAGTGGCGTGCGGAGCCGCCGGGGCCGCCTGAGCTCGATTGTCAGTGTCTGCCGTTAGCGTCGGGAAAGGTGACGGAACGACCGGCGCGGGCGCGGCGGCCGGCGGGCGAGCGTGGAGGACGATCCGGTGGCGGAGCAACAGGAACAGGCGGCGGCCGACGCGATGACGACCAGGATCGGACAGGTCGCCATGCTTCTCCACGGCGGTGACCGCGAGGAGGCCCGGGGCCGCTTCCTGGACCTGTGGGCCGAGATCGGCGAGGACGGCGACGCGCTGCACCGCTGTACGCTCGCGCACTACATGGCCGACGCCCAGGACGACCCCTCGGACGAACTCGCCTGGGATCTACGGGCGTTGTCGGCCGCGGACGAACTCACGGATGCCCGGACCGCGGAGCCCCACCGGTCGCTCGCGGTGCGGGCCTTCTATCCCTCCCTGCATCTCAGCCTCGCCGCCGACTACGTGAAACTCGGCCGCTCCGAGGCCGCCCGCAGCCATCTGCGCCGGGCCCGCGACACCGTCGGCGTCCTCGGCGACGACGCGTACGGGGACGGGATCCGGGCGGGCATCGGCCGCCTGGAGCTGAGACTTGACGAGGAGGGGCCGTCGGGCGGGGCGCCCGAAGCGGCTCCGGGTGAGGGGAGAGGTCCGGGCGGCGAGACGCTGGGGCCACCGCGGCAGCGGCCCTAGAAGTCGCCCCGCGGTGGTGCCGTACGGGGCGCGGACCCGGGAGCGGAGAGACGGGCGACGCACAGGGCGTCGCATTGGGCGGCGCCCTGGTTGTCGCCCCGGTGGGTACGTCGCCCTCGTGGATCGGCGCCCCGGTCCGTCAACGTCCGTACACGTCCTTGCACATGGCCGCCTGCGTGCTGTCCGGGTCCCAACCGCCGTACTGCCGGCCCAAGGCGCACACATCCGTGCCCACCGGAGCAGCGGCCCTGGGCTGACGCGGGACCGTGGGGTGCTCGGGCCGCCGGGGTTCCGGGCGCCGCGGCGGATCGGCGGGGGCATGGCGCGGAGGGTCCGCAGGGGCCGCGGCGGGGGCCGAAGGCGCCGTACGGCGGGGCGTGGACGCGGGTGCCGACGGGCGCCGGGGCGGGCCGATCATCTCCAGGGCCTCGCGGGCCGGAGCCTGCACGATCTGGGGCTCGGCTCTGCCGCCCGGACGCGGTTCCGAGGCCGGAGACGGCGTGGACGGCGGGCCGGGAGCGAGCGGTCGCTGGACGGTCACGCAGCCGGAGACGGCCGAGACGGCCACGGTGACCAGGAGCGTTGCGGTGGTCGCGGTTCGATGCACCCGCGCAACTCTGCTGTGTCCGCCCCTATTTGGGGAGCTGACAAGCGGAGGATGCCCCGCATGGGTGAACGACCGGTGCGCTGGCCTCCGGCGGTTCGGGGAGGGGTGTGCGTCGGCTGCGGGTCGGTGGGGGCTGGTCGCGCAGTTCCCCGCGCCCCTAAGAGGGGCGCCCTGGTTGCCGACGGCCTTGCCCATACCTACGCGCCTCAGTCGCCGGTGGCGCCGTCGATCCGTTCGCGGATCAGGTCGGCGTGGCCGTTGTGGCGCGCGTACTCCTCGATCATGTGGGTGTAGATCCAGCGCAGGTTGAAGGGCTTGTCGGTGAACCTGCTCCTGCCCTCGGACAGGTCGTCCAGGGCGAAACGTGCCGCGTTGCGGCGGGCGGTCGCGATCTCGGTCTGCCAGGTGCCGTACGCCTCCTCCCAGGTGTCCTTCTCGGTGAGGTGGAACTCGCCGTCCCGGTCCTCGTCGCTGTAGTAGATCGGCCCCGGATCGTCGGCTGTCAGGACCTTGCGGAACCAGCTCCGCTCCACCTCCGCCATGTGCCGGACGAGACCCAGCAGGGAGAGCTCCGACGGGGGCACGGACGCCGTCCTGAGCTGGGCGTCGTCCAGA from Streptomyces sp. NBC_00878 harbors:
- a CDS encoding DinB family protein, producing the protein MTIERSEPATDAGERAMLEGWLDYHRETLAWKCQGLDDAQLRTASVPPSELSLLGLVRHMAEVERSWFRKVLTADDPGPIYYSDEDRDGEFHLTEKDTWEEAYGTWQTEIATARRNAARFALDDLSEGRSRFTDKPFNLRWIYTHMIEEYARHNGHADLIRERIDGATGD
- a CDS encoding ABC transporter substrate-binding protein, whose amino-acid sequence is MFKRDRYLRRLGAITSISLVAGCGVFSSESSDDGKTIRVGTTSEPSTLDPAASWDNSWELFRNVHQTLLNFPAGASEPEPDAAESCEFTDGSSSVYSCKLREGLQFSNGHTLDAKAVKYSIDRIKKINVNGGPAGLLTSLSRIEATNDREIVFHLNQPDATFPFVLSTPAMSIVDPEEYPANELRKDGKVSGSGPYNLQSYEEGNRAELAKNGSYKGIADRKNSSVTIRYFQDSAKMADALRDKQIDVVYRGLRASDIVDIQDNSGDEGLQLVENPTTEISYLVFNPKDPWAKRVSVRKAIAQLVDRPALAHNIYKDTVEPLYSMIPKGLVGHTTGFFDDFGNPSSAKAKQLLEDDGITEPVPLTLWYTTDRYGSQTKPAFEELKRQLEAPGLFKVTLKSRPWKTYVAGYQKGEYPVFGRGWFPDFPDADNFIAPFVGEQNALGTPYETPEITGKLIPDSRRESDRGAVAADFEKAQQILLDDARLLPLWQGKQHVAANEEIGGAENAIDPATMMAMWELYWKTSW
- a CDS encoding uracil-DNA glycosylase, which produces MTDTAMLPESWRGVLGEELQKTYFKELTEFVEEEREQGPVYPPREEVFAALDATPYDRVKVLVLGQDPYHGEGQGHGLCFSVRPGVKTPPSLRNIYKEMQAELGTPIPDNGYLMPWAEQGVLLLNAVLTVRSGEANSHKGKGWEKFTDAVIRAVGDRPDPAVFVLWGNYAQKKLPLIDEERHIVVKGAHPSPLSAKKFFGSHPFTQINEAVAKQGHDPIDWRIPDLG